AAGCGGCAAAGCGGTTACAAGATGAAATCCAATCTATAAAGGCACAAAAGGTATACTACTTTGCATTAACTAGTTTTTCTTACGTCTTGCtaaattttgtctttttctcATTTCTTACTCCTTTTCTATCTTTACCTTCTTATGTTCTGTGAATATATAGGTTCAGTTgcaacataaaatcaaacaagAGGCAGAACAATTTCGGCAGTGGAAAGCCTCTCGGGAAAAGGAGCTGCTGCAGGTGCCTTGCCTTTCCCTTTTGTTAACCTCAATACAATTGTTGTTCCATCTCTGCTTTAATCATGCTATCAAATACATGTGTTTCCTGTAATTTGTGTCGAAAGAACTGCCAATCAATTGAAGCAGTGACATATCTGGTAGGAAGCATATGTGAGTTTCTATCATTTAGGTTAACAAGGCAGAAGCATCTTGTAAATGATGTTATCTCAGAGAGTATCGATTTTCTTCTTTACTAGCATATTACAATTAAATAATCTATGTGGCTCACCTTTTATTCCTTGCATTTTCTACTGCAGCTGCGGAAGGAGGGACGGAGAAATGAATATGAAAGGCATAAACTACAATCTTTAAACCAGCGCCAAAAAATGGTGAGTTCATACTGTTTCTTGAATCTCCAATAATTCTTTATCGCACATTTTGCAGATATTTATCATAGTTATTTTCTTTCAGGTCCTTCAGAGAAAGACAGAAGAAGCTGCAATGGCCACCAAGCGACTGAAGGAATTGCTTGAAGCTCGCAAATCTTCAGCCCGTGACAGCTCAGGTGTGTTTACTTTTGATATTGTTTCAATGGCTTATGATCTGGACATACACAATTTTGTATAAGTACGTACGTCCACCTATTCAGTAGCATAAAATTATTCAGAAATTTTAATCGTCTAGATACGAGCAATCAATGCAGATGCTACATGCTTTCTGCTAGCATATTTTCTTTACTTGATGCATGTGGTGTTAACATAGCAGTTTTTTCCCTTCCTATATCAAATAACAATCTGCTCTCTTCCAGCTATCACTAATGGAAATGGAACAAATGGACAGGTAATGGTGTTCCTTCTCTCAGTTTTTGTTCATCTAGTTATTTTATCTtgcaacttttttatttattataaatgttgcATACGCAGAGCAATGAGAAATCCTTACAGCGTTTTGTTGACCATGAACTAGAAGTCATGGTGAATGTGCATGAAGTTCGTTTTGAATACGAGAAACAAAGCCAAGTGTAAGTACTTATAATTGGATGAGTAACTTCAGGTCTTGTCTACAAATAGTTTTCATTGTTATAATGCTGAATCTACAGACGAGCTGCACTTGCAGAAGAGCTAGCCGTGTTGAGGCAAGTAGATGAGTTTGCCTCAAAGGGGCTAAGTCCTCCTAGAGGAAAGAACGGATTTGCCAGGTATAAGTCATGAATTCTGAGATATAATTTTTCTTCAATTATTCGCATTTCTTCCCTTCTCCATGGCCTGCGGCTGTACAACAGACAGCATCAGGCTGATAGAAGAGCATCATTTCagataaatttcataatttcttGAATTATTTTTCCTACTCCTACAGGGCTTCTTCCATGTCACCGACTGCAAGAATGGCCAGGATGTCTTCACTTCAAAACATGTTAAGTATATCATCTAATTCACTTGTTGCAATGGCTTCACAACTTTCTGAGGCAGAAGAACGGGAGCGTGGATTCACTAACCGTGGTCGTTGGAATCAGCTACGTTCAATGGGGGATGCAAAGAACTTGCTTCAATATCTTTTCAATTCTCTGGGAGATGCAAGGTGCTTTCTATGAACAATGCTGTCTGAAATTGTATATTCTGGAATGACATTCAGTCACTGAATGCAGCTTCAGAACCTGTGATgtacttattaaaaaaatacaatgtgAAAACTTAAATCATATTGGTCGGTAAACTCACGAGACGTGTCCTAGAAGCAGTATGTAATTTATCTGTGAATTATGTTGGTTGGTAATATTATTGATCCAATTAAATTACATGTATTAAACAGATGCCAAATATGGGAGAAAGAACTGGAAATCAAGGAAATGAAAGAACAGTTTAAAGAACTTGTTGGCATCTTGCGACAAAGTGAGGCACAAAGAAAGGAAATAGAGAAGGAGTTGAAACTGAGAGAGCAGGCAGTTGCCATTGCTTTGGCTACATCAGCTTCGGTAAGATATGTCTTAAAAGTTGAGATTATATACCAGATTATATCTTCATTTCCTGACTATTAAAATGTTTTAGGTCGGCCATGAACAGGGAAACTCTTACAATTCACTGAAACATTTTGCTGATGACATGAGTAGACCCTTGTCTCCCATGTCTGTGCCTGCACAGAAACAGCTAAAATATACTCCAGGAATTGCTAATGGTTCAGTCAGAGAATCGGCAGCATTCATGAATCAGACACGAAAGGTTTGCGTCTTTTATATTTCTCAGTAGTCTTTGATCTGCCTTTTCACTTAACTAAAAGATTTACGGGAACACTCTTTTGGTGCAGATGGTACCTATGGGGCAGCTGTCAATGAGAAAGTTAGCTGTTGGTAAACAAGGTGGGAAGCTATGGAGGTGGAAGAGAAGTCATCATCAATGGCTTTTGCAATTCAAATGGAAGTGGCAAAAGCCATGGAGACTGTCAGAATTGATTAGGCACAGTGATGAGACGATTGTGAGGACAAAATATCGTCCGCATGCTCTGCCACAAGCGGTGTAACGTTTTGCGATAGTCAGATTGTTTTTCTTACCCAATACTCATCTTTGACCTATAAATAGGACTCCCATTCCACGGAGCACCCATACAATCAAATGGAGGTATGCAGACATATTCTAGCCTAAGTTATACATATGGATATAACTTAGACAACAAGCCTTTATTTGTTTCACTGTGTGCAGTGCTGAAATGGCTGTTGAGGAGCTCTTTTATAGCTCCCTTGGATGAGCTGATTTTGAAAAAGTTAGGTTGGTCAGTTTGGAATCTTTTGCTGTAGTTTATGCACTGGGAGCATCGTGTAAAGCAATGTTGATGCTGCAGATGATTCACTCATATATTATCGAGAAGATATCAAGAGGTCTGAAAATTGTGTACTAGTCATACACTGGTAAAAGAATAGCTTGCTCCTGATTTAGTACtttggtatatatatatataaatgcaTACGTTGGGTCAATAACAACAGTTTGAGGGAATAAAACCATCCCATCAAAGTATAGAAGTGTAAAGCTTTTTTATTGCTTCCCTTGAGCTTAATTGTAAGTTTCTTGCTAATTTGATTGATTGTTTATTGTGTAAGAACATTATTGATTCTATTGAAATGATTGAAACCCCTGTAAAGTTTATATCTCATTTTCAGGAAAACAACGAATACATTTTTGTTTTTACTGTTGGAATCGTTGTGTATTCACAAGTGTTGTTTAATTCCCCTTGTTTCCGACATTTAGTTAAAAGAAGTCGAAAAGAACACAAATTTTCTCTGAACAGCAATAACCAGCTTGCTAAACGTCAAAGAACTTCCTTCCATGACCCACTGTTCCATACACATTAGAAAAAGGGTATGCAAAGGTTTGAGATTTGAGCATCGAAGCTCAATACAGATACATAGATAAAGAACTGTAGCGGAAAGCTGTTACAACAAAGTTGGAAAGCAACACATACACCTCAAAGAACTATAGACTCAACATGATTACAAGATTACATATAGATACACACCGATCTGATCCATGCAAATGTGAATGTTCAGATTCTTCTGTCAAACCACTCAATACATTCTTTACTATTGTAATAAAAGGAACATATTAATGGCCCCTGAGAAGGGCATGTAGCAAACTCTTCTTCCTGCAATTGACTTCTGGACCAAAATTGATCACATTATATTGGATGATAAAAGTATCCAATTAATCATGTCCTGTGTGCAGTACGCTCGTGAAGCATGTCAAAATCATTGAAATATGTACTCATTCCACATTTCCTCGAAATCAAAGATTGCAACACCAGTGAGCATAATGCTCATCTTTGCGATGGTTACTGACAAGACCTCCACATTGTAAACAGATGAAGCTGGTCCCGTCTGAAAACGCATCCAATACAATTTGCATCCTCCCTGTTTCTGCAAGTATAGAGTTCACATGGGAATCTGGCAGAACTGATGAGCCACCTACATTTTGAGGCGGTGATTCTGCTACGAAAGGCTGAGCTTCAGCAATTGCACACTCAGCAAACAGAGAAGCAAGTTGATCAACAGCAGTCTTTTCTTGCAGCCGGGTTATGTACAACTCACGAGCACGGTGCAATGATTGAAACACGGCCTCATCCCCGCCTTTGGCTCGCATTGCCATGACAACCTGTAGCAAACAAGCAAGCACCAAATAAGCGCAGAATCTACACATTCTCAAAGGTttctttattaaatttcaaGTTTTCAGATCCTTATGAGCATTCGACAGTCTCGGAAATTCAATAATACGGCATTGTATCTTCCACAAAAAGATTCAATTCAATAAACTAATAACAAATTGGTAGAAGAACTGAAAATCCATCTCTTTTCTTAATCTGATCTCTCATTTGTTTGGCAAAAAAGGAGAGCCAGAGAAAAAGAAACTGATCAAATGCTCCAAGGACCAGACATGGcaaaaaccctaaacctaaacctACGGAATCCATTAACATGCTTTCTTTTAAAGAACcacaaaaaaagaattaaataaaactaaaaaacttaaaagatATCAGATTTTAGAATtgaataaaacttaaaaaagagTGCGAATTtgtaaaagaaaagagaagaaaGATTACCGCTTGAAGAGCCTGAGTGGGTTTTCCCTGGGTGATAAGTTGACGACCCAACATGAGGTACTCTCTCACGGCATCGTTTTCTGGAACCGCCGTCACTGCCTCTGTGTTCGACATCTCTGTATCCATGGCATTCCCCACTCTTTTTAGATTCTCTTTGAAAATGTATAATCTCTGTTGATTGGACTTGTGTTGAAaatgaaatcaaataaaaaccAGAAATTCTAatagatatatttatttttttatttagtagaAGCTAGACCATTCTAGCAATTTCTCACGGTAACTCTCTTTTTCTCGTCAAAAGGTCCCCTTATGCAGTTTTAGTTTCGGACTGGACGTTTTCCAATGGGCCGTTTTTAttcttttgggtttgtttgaaAACTGAACTTTTTTGGGGGTATTGTGAGAAATACCCATAAAATGGCAAAATATTATggtttactaaaaataaatttactaaaggtttatttaaaaaactaatttattattgtttattttttaaaattataaaaatatttaaataaattattgcttAGTTTACTATTAGTAGAGGTGGAAAATGACTGTTTTTGGGTGGATTTGGATGCGTAGTTTCGGCAATTCTGGGTCAATTTTTTTGGATAGTTTTTGGTTGGATAATTTTGGGTTGGATTGGGTCAccaaatcacaaaaaaaaaactcaaaataaagGATGTGATATTTGAAATCCATGgatgaaaaattcaaaataaaaaaatcaatttgaattatttttttcaacaaaaTTACCTTTCAAAGGAATTATTTTCCCGAGAAAAATATGTTTCAAAAAGGAAACTTTTTGCgaaaattttttttgaatttttttttgaatttttttttgataaaacttttgaatattaattttaaaattgaaagtttatttattattctaaaatattcaaATACTATTGAAATGTGTCATGGGACCTAATTTTGTCCATTGATTCTTAGAAAAGTGTTTggacccaaaatattttgggtTAAAATAGATTGGGTCAAAAATTactcaaacttttttttttggacaAAAATGAACTATATTATTTTGGCCAAGTTGGGTAAGGGGTTTGGATTGGAAAACTATTTGCCAGCTCTAACTTATAAAACATATACTAAATTGATGTTAGCTTTGATACTATCACTTTACTAGTagtttaattactaaaaaaaacaaatttattttgctTAATTTACCACTGCTTTTATCATAGGTTTACTTTAACATAATTAACTATTACAGGTttacatttttatatatgttttcaAAATATGTTGGATGCCAAACAGATTCTTGAGCTCATTTAGAATTTTTATCGAACACATTATATTCATTATATGGACGTCAAACACATTCAAACcgtgaaaaaacaaaaattcataCATGTGCATAATTAGAGAAAATAATAAGCAGTTAACCTAAAATAACAAATACTCATTAATtatacaattcaaaaaatagGGGAAAACCAAGCATCACCGGCTTCATCAGGATTGGAATCGTCTTCGTCGGTGTCGTCTCGATGGACAAGCAATTGTACAGCTCAGGCAAATAAAAGAATCAGAGGCCATCATACTATTGCaataaaaaaccgtaaaaataaagaaaagagatGAATGTTCAGCTCCGATCAACTTCTACCATGAATCTGCAAGGATCGGCGCCACATTGTATTTTTCAGAATAAGTTATCCTTTTTCCGTGCCCCGTGTAATGTTCTACTTTTTTTAACGCAGGTAGAATTTAATTACGTTACTAGTTTGTGATAACTAATTAGGTTTTCATATTTAAGTCGGCTTTAGATCACTTGTTCTATTGAGACTCGAAACTAAAACCTCACGAATATATTGTGGAGCTTTAACCACTTGAATTAGGCTTTACTGGCTTGAAAGCAACTGAACATTTACTAGGATAAAAAAGTAATAGTatcaaaatttatcattttttttcattacacACAGTATACAAAATTTGGTTCCGTTTTGTTAGGCTCAATTcgatttttaattaatctaaaatataAGAGAAAtcgatattttttaatattttaagattaaaataaaaataaaaagatattaaattcataagttaaatataagtttaattgtagtttattatatattttaaaatttaaatatataagaaaattagcaattttttaaaattaaaaaccgaatttaatcaattttttaaaaattattttccctAAGTCCCATTTAGGAAGTTCCATTGTTATTTTTCTCACATATGAAAGATAtattcgtttttttttattttatccttattaattatattttagaatTGTACATATAATTATTACTTTATAAAAGTGTTTAATTATCAAGATAAAATAAGGGGTAAAGAAGAAAGTTTAagcaaaaaaaagtataattagattttttaagtaggacacaaaaaaaaatgacaacGAGACTTTCTAaatggaacggagggagtaatacaTAAACCGAATTGACCATTTCATTCGGTTGAATTCTATTTGGTTTTTCGGTTCATTCGTTTCCGTGCACACCCTACTTGGTAAATCTCTCTGCACCTCcaacaacaataaaaatcagAAACATTCTTTTTTTACCATGTTATATTTAGATATTTTGCAAGGTTACTATAGTCACACAACTTTTGTTATCACGCAAAATTCGCACAAAGAAAATCTGGTTATCCCAACATGTTATTATCAACTTTATGGAAAAACTTTGGagaaattttaattcatttttcatTCATAAAAAGAACTTTATggaaattttttgaaatattggaGGTAATTAAATAGATGAACTATTCATACtcttcatatattaaaatataataactaCTTAAACTATTATATATAATCCTTTTTTGTTGATTATAAGTGAAAGTTAGATgtttattgtttaaattaaatcatCAACTTCTTATTCATCCTGCAAAATTAGGTATTGTATTTCTACATGGGCATTATTCAACACTGAATTAGAAGTTCTTGTCCAGTAGTAACAATCGAATTGATAGCTACAATATAGAACGATTGCTAATAAactatttcatattttcttgCACAATAGCATATAAACTACAATAGAGTCGAGGAGTACATTAATATGTTGCAATTTGTTGTAAAATGCAATGCTGCAAATTATTGTAAATGGAGTACAATAGTATTACTAACGAAATTAGAAATTcacatttaataatatatatttttatcaaggGTAGACTCAATCATGTGACTGGTCAAGCTCACTTTCAATAGTTTTGTCAATTAAGAACAATTGTCTCTATTTTAGATTAGTTAAGATAAAACTACatcatataaataatttcaaaaacaaaaaggatacaatttatttttaattaatctaaaaataaaaaataatctccttaattgacttaaaattagaaaatattattttaaattaattaaaataactgCGAAAATGAGTTTGTTGATCTCAAATTacaaatttagaaatcaaaaaatcatttattgatattttcaaattaatagCGTTGAAATATATAGATAAAGTTTTGTAATATTACAATTTGCATCACATGCAAGTATGTATCTTTTTCtcaataattttattctattaaattttttgcaattttaatattattaatgatCTCATTTCAAATTATTTTGGCCTATTCACTAAAATTACCAAATCTTTACTTGTTGTgtcaattataatcaaattttttCAACTCATCGGAAATAGTCATTTCGACATATTATGTTTTTTAtagtcatttttttaatcaaaccaaaaaaaaatataaaattttgagaaGGGAGagaaaataaacataaacataaatataAGATAGAGGTCTTGCTTGAAAAGTGCTCTTTAAATTACATTCAAGTTGTATAGATTTGATGAGAAACTTGTATATTTTGAAAGGGAAAAAGTCTCGCACAGAAGATAAGATTAActagaagaaattgaaaaaagaaaaaagaaaacaattcaaGAATGTTGCATGCTAGTTAAGAATGTTTGTTGATTTGATCTAATACAGAATATGATCATGAGCTTGTATCTAATGGCATGTGACTCTTCACATGGCTGTTGAGTTTTCATTCATTTACATGTTCCTTTTAGGAAATTAAATCcgtgataaataaataaataattagttgCCATAGATGTATACTCTTCTTGCATTCATTAACATTTTTGATTGCATTTAAAGTGAGATTTACACCATCGGCTCTGATCTTATACGTTAAAGTAGGTACCCATCAAAGGACCCGTTAGTCGATGAATACACTACGAATTATTATTCAACGCAACAGTTGTGCTACATTATTCGTACAATAAATCGATAGGACGTGTATAATGTTAGaatattaaatgataaaaaataaatactaattgaatatttaatttcGCAAACACCAATTAACATGTTGTAAAAGTGATGTGATATAACCGCTGCGTAAAATATTACTCATACATGACCGCTCGTTTGAGTATACGGTTCGTAACACTAATTTAATTGAgctattttagttaaatttgaCTCAACATTTTGATTGATTCTGTTAATAATGagttatttaagaaaattatcaaaaaattgattagccaaattaattgaatattttatatgtatttattattccttaaatttatgtttagtttaactaaattaatcaaGTAAGGTTATCTgttcaattttatatatattttttgattataattagaaatttgatttgttaagtctaaaaaataaaaaaattcaattaaatttagttttagtttAAATGGATGGATATTTAACTGAATCGACTTGTCTACTCAGCTTTAGTGACGGGTACATAATCATAGAGTGAAGATCTTTTTGttggaaaaattaaaatcttcaACAGATAGCACAAAATAAAGCTCATGTGATCTGTCCAACAGAAAATATCAATTTCTTGTTACTACTTTCCCTATAAAACTAACTGAAATAAAGTAGTTAGGCAGGAATTAAATATGAAACTAAGCAGATGCATTCAAATCCCCCTATTTCCTTACTAATCTATGgataataatactaaaattGAACTCCAAAATGGAATAATTAGGATATGGCAATGTGTTGGTCAACTACATTATCTTCAGTCAATACAGTATCTTTAATCTCTTGTAGCATTTTCAATACTTGCCACATAGTGGGCCTCTGTTCCGGCGAGGTCGAGCTACAAGCTATAGCAACCTCAAGAAGCATCTCTAGTCTACCATCTTCTCCTCCACCATCATCTTCCCTAGCTGACCTTACCCACTCTGTAATGTCGTCCGGAGCTAAAAATGGGAGCTGGGACGGAGGCTTTCCAGTTAAGAGCTCTAATAAAAGAATTCCATATGAAAAAACGTCAGATTTTGAAGTTGGCTGGTTTTTGGAATTGCGAATTTCTGGTGCTTGGTATGCCGTGGCATCTGGGTTGTTATCTTCTTCAATTGATGGTGAAGTTGCTAGAACTGAGAGACAGTAGTCCGCGATACACGCCTCGAAATCGGGCCCGAGGAGCACATTTGATGACTTGAGATTGCCGTGGACGAGCCTCCATGCTTGATGAATGTAGGCGAGGCCTTGGGCTACGTCCTCCGCTATCTTTAAACATGATGTCCAGTGTAGTGGTTTTGCTCTTGTTGATTTTGAACCTGCAAATTTACACTTTCCACATTTAGAAATTTCAAAGTTTTGACCTTCTGCGCGTGCCATGGCGCGTAGGTTCAGCACCCATTTTTTAGTAAAGTGGGACCCATATTGTGGCATTGTGCCCTAGGACCCCACAGCATGTGGGTTTGTAAGCATATCCGCACCAAATGAAAATATGGCACACACGCTAAATCGAGAATTAAAATTACTACTAGTACTAAACTAAACACCAGATTCTATGCTGCTCGTAACACGAAAAGCACCCATAAATAAAGTGATTAGTAAACTTAATTTCCTAATAATCAAATGGAAAaagctatccggatagaatctatccggatagaaaggTCTATTTTGGTCTTTTGACTTAATATTGAAGGGATATTTGAGTAATGTAaagtgtaaataaaattataaagacaAATATAACCTTCAgtgaataaataattacttacgTTAAAAGATGGACAGAATCTTACCAAATCAGTTTTTCTTTTGAACAAATTATTTGAAAGCTATAGTTTCAAATTagttagaaaatcaaattaagatAAGCTTTGTTTTGTTAACTAGGGCCAGCTAAATTTGTTATCTTAAACACTTGAATAAATTGGCTTGATAGCTGGCTCATACTTGGCCCCAGCTATCAAGCCaactcttatttttttcaagaagccaacttttaaattatatcatatatatgtgaattttaataaatttaaatagttttattttaattgtgttaaagtataataacaaatatcataaaaaaaatatcttttataaattaTCTTTCACggtattcttttaaaatttataaataaaataatttatcatgtTAAAATAAAGGCAAAAGGTATACAAAAACTCATGCGGTTTCGCAAAAAGTACAAGACAActctttttgatttttgggGTACAATTCATCCCCCCAAATTTTTTATTGCACAAAAACACCCTTCCGCCCATAATCACCGTAAACTGGTGAAGTGGTACatatgaaaaaatttcaaaaacatccttGATATTTAcattatttacagattttatatttatattttttttagcatATTTCGCCATCTTCTTCgtttaattacaaataaaattttaaattaaaatatttgaaaatccACTTTTGGCAAGCAGAATTTACAGCCCCTTCTCCCTCTTCCCCTGTCTCCAACTAGATCTATTCCCAagaatactttaaaaataaccCTTTCTTGGAAGAAACACCAAACATATTCTAACTTTTCGCTCCCACCAGCCGACTGATGGAAATGGACCGACTATTGAAGATATTTTTGTTGAGTCCGGATGCTATGTTGAATGTGCGAGCGACACTACACTACGTATGTACCTATGCAGATGAGGTGTCGGCTCGTTTTAAGACCCGTATATATGTcatagtttatatttttgtcCTTCCTATTTGAAACTCAGACAATatagtttttcatttttgtgtttcgTCCATAGTATTAGTGTTTTCGTTCACTAAAAGTTAGTCAACTGAATCAAaatattagaataaaataaaattcaaattaatttctaaatttatacttttagtATGTCTAAATAAAAATCACATTATTATGAGATTTGGTGAATTAATGATCTTAATTTactctttttgtatttttttataaaaccatTGAATTTTAtagattaataatttatattcatatttatattaaaaataagtttaacgaataaaatctaaatattaatttttagttattttttttaattcagttGACTAACACAAAAAAACATATAGAAACTAAATTAATGACAACGAAAATGGATGACTatttcgtttgatttttaaaaaagtgaatAAAAGTATGAATTATTTCACATCTATGAACTTCATAGTGTTTT
This region of Mercurialis annua linkage group LG1-X, ddMerAnnu1.2, whole genome shotgun sequence genomic DNA includes:
- the LOC126668115 gene encoding uncharacterized protein LOC126668115 encodes the protein MDTEMSNTEAVTAVPENDAVREYLMLGRQLITQGKPTQALQAVVMAMRAKGGDEAVFQSLHRARELYITRLQEKTAVDQLASLFAECAIAEAQPFVAESPPQNVGGSSVLPDSHVNSILAETGRMQIVLDAFSDGTSFICLQCGGLVSNHRKDEHYAHWCCNL